A DNA window from Accipiter gentilis chromosome 30, bAccGen1.1, whole genome shotgun sequence contains the following coding sequences:
- the POLR3F gene encoding DNA-directed RNA polymerase III subunit RPC6 produces the protein MAEVKVKPEVPDPMDIENRIIELCHQFPHGITDQVIQNDMPHMEAQQRAMAINRLLSMGQLDLLRSNAGLLYRIKESQNASKMKGSDNQEKLVYQIIEDAGNKGIWSRDIRYKSNLPLTEINKILKNLESKKLIKAVKSVAASKKKVYMLYNLQPDRSVTGGAWYSDQDFESEFVEVLNQQCFKFLQSKAEAARESKQNPMIQRNSSFASSHEVWKYICELGISKVELSMEDIETILNTLIYDGKVEMTIIAAKEGTVGSVDGQMKLYRAVSPLIQPTGLVRTPCGLCPVFDDCHEGGEISPSNCIYMTEWLEF, from the exons ATGGCGGAGGTGAAGGTGAAGCCGGAGGTCCCCGACCCCATGGATATAGAGAACAG GATTATTGAGCTGTGTCATCAGTTCCCTCATGGTATCACAGACCAGGTGATTCAAAATGATATGCCTCACATGGAAGCCCAGCAGCGAGCCATGGCAATCAACAGGCTGCTCTCAATG GGGCAGCTGGACCTTCTCAGGAGCAATGCAGGTCTCCTATATAGAATCAAAGAGTCTCAAAATGCAAG taaaatgaaaGGCTCCGACAATCAAGAGAAGCTGGTTTACCAAATTATAGAAGATGCAGGCAACAAAG GTATTTGGAGCAGGGATATTAGATACAAAAGTAATTTGCCTTTAACGGAGATCAATAAGATACTGAAAAACTTGGAAAGCAAGAAACTAATTAAAGCAGTTAAATCTGTGGCA GCATCCAAGAAGAAGGTGTATATGCTATATAACCTGCAGCCTGACCGGTCAGTGACTGGTGGGGCTTGGTACAGTGACCAAGACTTTGAGTCTGAATTTGTGGAGGTGTTAAATCAACAGTGTTTTAAATTTCTGCAGAGTAAG gCAGAAGCAGCTCGAGAGAGCAAACAGAACCCCATGATACAGAGGAACAGCTCATTTGCCTCATCCCATGAAGTGTGGAAATATATCTGTGAACTGGGCATCAGTAAG GTCGAGTTGTCAATGGAAGACATTGAAACCATTTTAAATACACTAATATATGATGGAAAAGTGGAGATGACTATTATTGCTGCAAAGGAAGGGACGGTAGGCAGTGTGGATGGACAGATGAAATTGTACAGAGCTGTTAGTCCTCTCATACAACCCACTGGATTAGTCAGGACGCCCTGTGGACTCTGCCCT GTTTTTGATGATTGCCATGAAGGTGGTGAGATTTCTCCATCAAACTGTATTTATATGACAGAGTGGCTGgaattttaa